A stretch of DNA from Malus sylvestris chromosome 9, drMalSylv7.2, whole genome shotgun sequence:
TTTACCCAAATTGCCACCCCTAACATAATAAAACTATGTATTAAGAATcaataaatggtaaaacaacTTTCAAGCTTATTCAATTTCTTTAAATCGGCACAACAGATCTTTCCAAAAGTCAAACAATTATATTTATCACAAAATTTGTGAGTTATAAATCACATTTCTTAATCAGTTTTATGAATATCTACCAAAAACCATCATAAAATCTATTTTGACCTTGAATAACCTTAGGACTCAATAATTGATAAAATCGCTTTTAAACGGTTTTGTTAGTTCCATCTAAACATGATTATTGTTGGTTCGAACTAAAATTAATCTTTGTGAGGACAAATCTCAATTAGGCCTAAACGTCAAGATAAATGCTAAGAGAATCTTTCAAAAAGTATGATTCTTCATAAAATCAACGTtacttcatagtttaacgttAAGTTTCGTACCAAttacaaaacattgtgcaaaaaCATGAAATGACAGAAAATATAAAGACTCTCACTTTTAAAAAGTCCCTTACTATTTCTCAATCATCAATTCAACCAAGCTAGCATAATGTCATATaataatttgattaaatttctCCTGAGCCACCACATAAACAACTGTGAATTAAGATTGGCCCCCGTCACAAGCTGCCAATAAATGATGACTCAGAAGCGCTTAACAACAAGCCAATAAATCGAAGGGGTCCCCTGATTGCACACCATTTTTTGTCCtctaaaatgaaataaaaattttgcATCATAGAAAACACTAAAACCCCGAATAAATAAAGTTATcttaaaagttcaaaacagcACGAAACTAGCCCAATTGTCCCCCTTCGATTATCGCACGCAATTGAAAAATGATCATACAACATACATTATTGGACCATATCATAtattatatagtttttttttttcagaaatgaCATCCTATACCATAATCATATAGATGCCTTTCATACTAGTCATCATAGCTTTCTTACATTAGGTGCAGATTTAGGCGTAACTAAGATAGTTAGAGCAATGTGCATTCAAGTTCGAATATGTTCTTCATAGTTTAGActgttgaaaaatgtaaaactccacataaaaaaaaaaaagccttattttgaatgatttttttacaaattgGATTGAGAGACAGTTTTTATAAAATCTCACACATAATTACATGCACATGTGGTTAAGTTGTAGACAATATTAATCTTAATTAGTGATGGATCAATGACCTGCTTCTTTGAAACTTAACGATGTATAGAGCAGATTGCTATATATCAATATTGATTAGAGAACATTATCAATGTTGACTAATAGGGAGCCGCTAATCCGTATATCTAAAACCATTAACACAGCATTAAATCGGGTTCTTTAACTTGTTTTACCTTTCTTTTGATTGTGTGGAATCCAATAATATTTATACATCCATTATTGCACCACCTAGTCATGTAACCAAAGAGTCGTATCATTTCCTTTTCCTATcgttttgtatttttgttagaaagagagggaaaaagatcctctccggatcttttttttcaaagttcaGAGATCAAATAATCtggatctttgaaatttgatctaacggttaaaaatgagaaattagtaaaaaaattaaaaattaaaataatttttttatcgttgaatcaaatttcaaaaggcTAAATGATTAAATCCTTGAACTTTGAAAGGAAAGATCCGGAAATGATGTCTTTCCGAATGAAAGGACCTTTAATGGGCCAATCAACGGTCCACATTTCATATCGCTGTCAACCTACACTTGCCTCATGTCTTTATTTCGTCTAACAAGGATGTAGCTTTGTGATCTCAGATAACACCCATTATTTATTGAACTTTACCATCTCATCCTCTCTGTTTCCTTCTGAGTTTTATAGAGAGAAacactgagagagagagagagagagagagaggagcatCCATGGCAGCAGTAGGGAGGTCTTTTTACAGTGATGTGCTGCCATTCACGGCGATGGTGACGATGGAGTGCGTGAACGTCGGCCTAAACACTCTCTTCAAAGCTGCCACTTTAAATGGAATGAGCTACCATGTCTTTGTTGTCTACTCTTACTCTATTGCTGCCTTTGTTCTCATTCCAGCTCCTTTCATCTCCCACAGGTTCGAATCTCCATCCTCTTCCCataaattagagtagtttagaataCCGTCTTACAGTGAACAATATAATTggtcaaaattaacaaattcttcatcattttttcTAACTTGCATctctaatttttcttaatttgcagATCAAGGGTGCTTCCTCCTCTCAACTTCTCCATAATGTCTAaagttcttcttcttggacTCATAGGGTACAATCATACCAACCCATATGTTCCGCAAAGCGATTTCAGCACACCATTTTTCGCCTATGCACACCTTTGTTTATTACCGCTGTTtggattaaataaatcaaacgaaTGGATGTATACAAAGGTGTGCAGAAAGAGAAAAATGAGCGTACATAAATCACTTCGTTAAAGTTTTTAGGACTAACTAATTGTTTAACTATTTAGTGCTAAATAATTTGGTGATCTTGGGTTGAGCAGGAGTTCATCACAGATCATGGGGTACACAGGAATCAACTACAGCTCTCCAACGCTTGCTTCAGCCATCAGCAATCTTGTGCCAGCTTTCACTTTCATCCTCGCCATCATTTTCAGGTCCCTCCACCACCGCCCCCCTCCCAGTCATTTACTATTTTACCCTCCACTGATAAAAATCGAGTGACCTAATTTTTGATGTTGCTTTCTGTATAAAAAGTTGAAGTGACCAGAGACATACGTTACTTTTGGAATTATGATAAGGGAGGACGTGTGCCCACCACACTACCCCTGTTTGAACTTTTTCCTActtttattttctctctctcaagtGGGCAGACACACCATGAGATCCGGATCCTCGCCGCATACTTACAGCGGCGATTTTGAGAATTTGTGAATTATGATCATTCATCGAATattgtgcggtcagaaattattttaaattttttatttaaaattaaacacaaacagtacctgataaaaactgaccgcacgttGTACGATAAACGAATACGATTCATAGATTTACAGGATTCTCATAAAGATGATTaagagaggatcctgttggatTGTTGGTTGTGACTTGGGCTTCTAGTTTTCTTATATGGTAAATGGAAATTTTGGGCGGCATTACATTGGTACCTGATATTATTAGTAAACGACTTACTTACTTATACTTTTCAGGACATTACAATGACATTTTGGACTAATAATATTATGcaattataaatatattatgatgacaGACTGCACATTGCATGTTAGTTTCTCCTCATTTTATTAATCCAAGTGTTAATATAAATGAATGACAAGGTTAATATTTCACAGACCTAGAGTATGGTATTAATAAAATATACAAGTGACAATATGAATGGATATGTGACAACACATGACGGTATGACGGtcaatttacattttttttttgtgtgaaaaacaTGCGAAATAGGCCTATTGTTGGACTCTAACTTTCAGAGTCCTACCATACATCAATGTATATACATTACCATTTAAGTGATTCATTTGTTAAATTCCCTAAACTTCTTCAGCTCACATTTAATAGTTGAATTCAGTCATTGATGTCTTTTACCATGACAATGATTAACAACtaacttttgtttttctctctccttttaCCAACCAAAGGTTGGAAAGTGCAGCTCTAAGAAAGAGAAGCAGTCAAGCAAAAATCTTGGGTACAGTAGTTTCACTTGCAGGTGCATTTGTGGTGACTCTCTACAAGGGCCCTCCAATTGTGTTTGCTAATCAGTCACAATCCCTTTCACTCCACCAGCCTCTTCTAAACTCTACACCAACAAACCCAAATTGGATAGTTGGTGGCCTTCTGCTAACGGCTGAGTACATATTGGTACCACTTTGGTACATTGTTCAGGTAAATATACAATCGTTCAGTTTCCcaccttaaaccctaaaccctaatcttaCTAAATCCTTCAGCTTCCGGCTTATCGTGATCTTTAATTATAAAGTAGTAATACTTTCACAGGCACAAATCATGAAAGAGTACCCGAATGAGTTAACCGTGATCTTCTTCTACAATGTATGTGTGGTTGCCGTATCTGCAGCGGTTGCTTTGATAACAGAACCGAATTCCAGCGCTTGGAAGTTGCGACCTGATATTGCATTGCTCTCCGTACTCTGCTCAGTAAGACACTAATTGTATGGTAAAAAAAACAGTGCCTATCTAATGTGACTAGTACACCTTAATCGTATCGATTTTTCTGTGTCTAGGGGCTATTTGGGTCATTTTTGAACAATGCTGTTCACACATGGGTGTTGCGCTTGAAGGGACCTGTCTTTGTGACAATGTTCAAGCCTTTGTCCATGGCCATTGCCGTTGCCATGGGCGTTGCTTTCCTCCGTGACACTCTTCATCTCGGAAGGTTAGAAAGCATAACtaacctcttttttttctttcagaggGGTTGTTGACACTCTAATATAGTCATCGTGCATTCCTCTCTTCTTTATCTTTTTCCGCTAACGAAAGTGCAACTTAATAAGTCTtgattttttgcattttttcaGCCTAGTTGGAGCAACAATAATATCTATTGGGTTTTATACTGTACTGTGGGGAAAAACAAAGGAAGAGGCCGGTGAAGAATCTGTGCCTGCTAGCCTGGAATCCCCATCAACCACCCACAAGGCCCCTTTGTTGCAAAACTACAAAAACGAGAAGTAAATCAAAGATTTGcaaatgtgtgtatatatatatatatgtatgaaagAGTGAAAAACAAGACGTTCGATTGACCATCGACGTCTATTTGCTTACTAGAAATCttccatatgattgtttgtgTCTGGAGAATTAGCAGACATTGCAGAAGTTGTAGATGCAAATGAGGGAATGCCCACCTTCTCGAACACTGCTTATCTCCTTAAAAGTAAGAAGCATTCCACCATTAACTATCAGTCACAATTTGACACATACAGAATCACTTCACCAAAGCGCGGATAGCAAAATGTCGTACACGCTTCAATCTGTGATCGTCTTTTAATCTTTAACATATGTAATTAACTGTAGTATTGCTCTGTTCTACGGATTGTTTCCTGCATGTAAATCGATGTTTGTTCTTGACCGTATATGTGTGATGCATGATGCATGACAGTAGTGATGAGGAATGAGACCCTTAAGTTAAATAATCGACGACAATTGTTTATGGATGGAACTCAACGGCGATTTTCATTCTTGGAAGTCGCCTCATCTCGATGGACTCGATGTAACAACTAGCTCGAAATCAAGCTTTACAAGGTCATCCTAGACTTAGAGACTTGGAGAAGAGCTTGGGAGGGATCTGGACATGATTTGAGAGAGGATACTTTGAAGTTGTATGAAACTTTCTGATGTAATCtttatttcataaaaataattttacaaTCCGAAATATGCTATTGTACAAGTGACATTGTTTCCTTTTACCCTTAATATTGCATATTCTCCGACTAAAAGTAAAAGTAAAGAACTCATCCCGTAATCTCACTACTCCGAGATTTGGTCGGGATAAGTTTTATACACGGTTCCTATAAGAGCATCCTCAAAATCATTTGTGTAAAAAGCTAGAGGTGAAGTGATCTTCTGCATTCGCTCTTAACTTTTCTCTAAGATCGTATCTCTAAGGTCATCGGCCATAGAGTTTACTTCCTCTAAAGCATTCTCTTTAGTCTTAAGATCATCAGACATGGATGATGATATGCAATGTGTTGTGAGGATATCCAGCATCGCTGCCTTGGCAGCTTTTGTTTGTAGAACAACCATCTGTGAGGGAAGTATGCAATTCACAATTCagccaacaaaagaaaaatgcatAGGATGCATGCATATATTCATGTATTTGTGTGTGCGTGAGAtaaagaaacagaaaaagaCCTGATTGTATTCAAGGCCAAACTTTAGGTACTCATCATCACAATTCTCAACCATGATAGCCAAGCTCTTCAGATTCTTCACAGGCATATCATTGAAACTAAGAACCTGCACATTTCGCAGAATAATTTACACAAGTGTATCAGATGTTATATCACCGATTCTTTTCACTGTCATTTGCTGCATCAgataaagaaaggaaaaacgGAAAAGCTTAGTCTCTGACCTGATTGTTAACGATGTCCTCATATCCAATATTAATGTCAGCAACAAGTACCTAGCACAATTTTGCACAATGTTAgccataaaaatataaaatcaggGCAACAAGAACTTATGCTAATATGGAAAAGCATGAAAAAAATAGAATGCGAGAGAGAAACCTGAGAAACAACAACGAGCTGTTCATCAATAGACTGCGCCATTGCATGTAAATGCTTGTCCAACAGTTTAATTGGAACATCAAATATATTTCCAAACTGCAAATAAGTAGACACCGAGGTTAAGATTTAGCATGGTAAACAAATCTAATATGTTCACTTTACAATTTAACCTGGATGCATTAGGCAGAAACTAATAAACAAATAGATATTACAGTCTTAGAGAGAATGAgcacagaagagagagagaattggaaGTAAGGGCACACCTCAGAACGCAGATATGGAAGGGATACAGCTGTCAAAACAAATCCAGCAACGATATAATAGGAGGGAGGTTTTCCCTCAATGTGTGAAGGGATGAGCTCCTTGTGTTTTGCTAGTTTAATGCTAAACTCAAGTGTCTCTGAGTTACGAAGAAC
This window harbors:
- the LOC126583575 gene encoding WAT1-related protein At3g28050-like, with the translated sequence MAAVGRSFYSDVLPFTAMVTMECVNVGLNTLFKAATLNGMSYHVFVVYSYSIAAFVLIPAPFISHRSRVLPPLNFSIMSKVLLLGLIGSSSQIMGYTGINYSSPTLASAISNLVPAFTFILAIIFRLESAALRKRSSQAKILGTVVSLAGAFVVTLYKGPPIVFANQSQSLSLHQPLLNSTPTNPNWIVGGLLLTAEYILVPLWYIVQAQIMKEYPNELTVIFFYNVCVVAVSAAVALITEPNSSAWKLRPDIALLSVLCSGLFGSFLNNAVHTWVLRLKGPVFVTMFKPLSMAIAVAMGVAFLRDTLHLGSLVGATIISIGFYTVLWGKTKEEAGEESVPASLESPSTTHKAPLLQNYKNEK